From the genome of Nitrospira sp.:
ACCGTGTTCATGGTCAATGCGGTTGCCGAGGCGGTGAACAATAGCCGCAATCCAAACCACAGTGTATTGATGGGGAGCATTGCGGGAGTCAGAGGGCTCTCCGACAATCTCTATCGCAACCGCGCGCAAACGTATATGAACCTGGAGTTGCGCCATGCGATTCAAGTCGCCCCACGCTGGGCGCTGCAGGGCGTGCTCTTCTCAGATATAGGCGCCTTTCAACCGTTTACAGAAGAAGGCAACCAGAGACAGTGGATCGGCACCGTCAATGTCGGGGCAGGCATCAGAGTAGTGCCCACGTTTCTCGCCAATACGCTGCTGCGTGTGGATTTCGCACAATTGCTGTGCCCCAGTCCCAATTCGCTCATTCAAATGGGGATCACGCAATATTTCTGACGAGGCAGCGATGCCTGTCGGTCTTCGTCGAAGACACATTCGCATGGCGAGGAGGTCATACGACAGAGGCGGGGCGGGCTCGAGCGGCGGAGATTCGCTCACAAGCCTAACTGATTTACGATCTTCTAGCGTTTGCTCCTTCCCGCCCGACGCTCACCGACGCCCTGGTGCAGCGCAGCGACATCCAGTTCCTGTTCCAACTGATGCAACACTTCGTCGCTGATCGTGCCATTGTCTCGAAGCCCGATCAGGGCAAGCCGCTCGGCCGTGAGCACCTCATGGTGCAGGCGCTGGATAGTTTCTGTGCTGCCATCGACAGGGTCATCGTTGTCCAGACCCGTCCGGGTGAGATGTTCCAATCGACGCAGATAGCGCAATCGCACCCGTTCGATCTGCTCCGTTGCCACCCAGTTTTCCGTGACGACCTGATCCAGCCGACTCAAGGCTGCCGTCGCCGCATGCTGCCGAGCCAGGCGTTCCTCTCCTTCGAGCTCATGCTCCTCTTCGAGGCGTAACCATCGGATGATCGGCGGGAGCGACAGTCCTTGCAGCACCAACGTCACGAGGATGACCGTAAAGCTGATCAGGATGATCTCCGACCGGAAGGGAAAAGGCGCACCAGAGCCCGTCGTCAGCGGAAGCGCCAAGGCGGCCGCTAAGGTGACGATGCCCCGCATGCCTGTCCAGGAAATGAGAAACAGCCCCTTCCATGGAGGCATGGGATCACGTGCGCGCAAGGAGGCGCTCAGCCATCGAGGGATAAGGGCCGCCAGGGGCACCCAGAGAAATCGCACGACGATCGCCGTTGCGCTCACCATGAGACCGGCCAACAGAACGGAACCATACTGCCCGGCGGGCACGGCATCACGGAGGGCTCCCAGTTGCAGACCGATTAAAATAAAGATCACGCCATTGAGAATAAAGATAACGAGTTCCCACACGGCGCGGGCCTGCAGACGTGTCGCCGGCGCCACCGCGCCGCTGAAATACTGGCGGATCGTGATCCCGCCAGCCACACAAGCCAACACGGCGGATGCATGGACCGACTCGGCAATGACCCAGGCGATATACGGAACAAGCAGCGTCACGCCGATTTGCGTATATCCGTCGTCGGTGGCGCAGAGCGCCCAGCGAGTGAGCCAGGCCGCGCCGATGCCGATCGCCAGCGCCGCCAGCGCCGCGAACACAAAATTGAGGACCGTGCCGCCGAACAGGAACGAACCGCTCACCACCGCGCCAACGGCAGCC
Proteins encoded in this window:
- a CDS encoding Na+/H+ antiporter, with translation MESLHQLEIIILLLAVVLALTTIAQKICIPYPIFLVLGGLLLGLVPGLPTVTLHPDLVFLVFLPPILWAAAYFTSLREFRQNLRPISLLAVGLVLATTGGVAAVAHVLLPGMGWAEAIALGAIVSPPDAVSATAVGKRLRIPRRVVTILEGESLVNDATALVLYRAAVGAVVSGSFLFGGTVLNFVFAALAALAIGIGAAWLTRWALCATDDGYTQIGVTLLVPYIAWVIAESVHASAVLACVAGGITIRQYFSGAVAPATRLQARAVWELVIFILNGVIFILIGLQLGALRDAVPAGQYGSVLLAGLMVSATAIVVRFLWVPLAALIPRWLSASLRARDPMPPWKGLFLISWTGMRGIVTLAAALALPLTTGSGAPFPFRSEIILISFTVILVTLVLQGLSLPPIIRWLRLEEEHELEGEERLARQHAATAALSRLDQVVTENWVATEQIERVRLRYLRRLEHLTRTGLDNDDPVDGSTETIQRLHHEVLTAERLALIGLRDNGTISDEVLHQLEQELDVAALHQGVGERRAGRSKR